Proteins co-encoded in one Helicoverpa zea isolate HzStark_Cry1AcR chromosome 30, ilHelZeax1.1, whole genome shotgun sequence genomic window:
- the LOC124644373 gene encoding uncharacterized protein LOC124644373: MYSPVQYAVEYGRVCAALYEFLIRELRSYSRCPVFAMSAQTLIANEVLAFIKHAIDYMDEVSILQICKTSFKEDEISSAKLLLFTTLGKVSQMPSRRRDGTEKSLQDIVTLLKETDPDDVPDFVAKDLHKLPPVTFDHVDVTRLLKDITLLKQSQAEMQLQLEVSNNTISDLRAEVVALRNTISASRSPIASDSNVNTRRGPQNASICSFESAGSNASSTAENACVATCAAAVPASTPVETMTRVGSSTPKRAYAAIVAAKKPVEPQNSQVKIAETTNGGKKSRSKPNQVLRREVPKVDTCGKDGFVKVERKKKKKPPCRNQCGTALAGPNMLLRPAIPTTLLYASRLHHSTKVEEVVEYLRVKTNWTLRVERLVPHHNTNFNSFVARIPTQDLEKVLKEDFWPKGVLYRRFRGRLRDTSQRNTTPTHRVH, from the coding sequence atgtacagtCCAGTGCAATACGCAGTCGAGTACGGACGCGTTTGCGCTGCACTGTATGAATTTTTAATTCGCGAATTGCGCAGCTATAGCCGCTGCCCGGTTTTCGCTATGAGTGCACAAACGCTCATAGCCAACGAAGTGTTGGCATTTATCAAACATGCCATAGATTACATGGACGAGGTTAGCAtcttgcagatctgcaagaCGTCGTTCAAGGAAGATGAGATTAGCAGTGCTAAACTGCTGCTTTTCACTACTCTTGGCAAAGTTAGCCAGATGCCGTCTCGTCGAAGGGATGGCACAGAGAAGAGTCTCCAGGACATCGTCACGCTGTTGAAGGAGACCGACCCGGATGACGTGCCCGATTTCGTGGCGAAGGACCTGCATAAGCTTCCTCCCGTCACGTTCGACCACGTAGATGTCACCAGGCTGCTGAAGGATATCACACTCCTTAAGCAAAGCCAGGCTGAGATGCAGCTTCAGCTGGAGGTGTCCAACAACACCATCAGTGATCTACGGGCAGAAGTAGTAGCATTGCGCAACACAATTTCTGCAAGTAGGTCACCTATCGCCAGCGACAGTAATGTGAACACGCGTCGCGGGCCGCAAAATGCCTCCATCTGCAGTTTCGAGTCGGCGGGCTCGAATGCGTCATCTACTGCCGAGAATGCATGCGTTGCAACGTGTGCCGCCGCCGTCCCTGCCTCGACACCGGTAGAGACGATGACTCGTGTAGGTTCGTCAACCCCCAAACGAGCCTACGCAGCAATTGTAGCCGCTAAGAAGCCTGTTGAGCCACAAAACTCCCAGGTTAAAATAGCGGAAACTACAAACGGGGGTAAGAAGAGCCGATCGAAACCAAACCAGGTTTTGAGAAGGGAAGTTCCCAAGGTCGACACGTGCGGCAAGGATGGGTTCGTCAAGGtcgagaggaagaagaagaagaaacctCCTTGTCGGAATCAGTGCGGTACTGCGCTGGCGGGGCCCAATATGCTGCTGCGTCCAGCTATTCCAACGACGCTGCTGTACGCGTCCAGGCTGCACCATTCTacgaaggttgaggaggtcgtagAGTATCTGCGCGTCAAAACtaactggaccttgagggtcgaGAGGTTGGTGCCGCATCACAACACGAATTTTAACTCGTTCGTGGCGCGTATTCCGACACAAGATCTCGAGAAGGTCCTCAAGGAagatttttggccgaagggtgttctgtaccgccggtttcgtggccggctacgtgacaccagtcagcgtaacacgacgccgacacatcgtgtgcattag